In Sorghum bicolor cultivar BTx623 chromosome 10, Sorghum_bicolor_NCBIv3, whole genome shotgun sequence, one genomic interval encodes:
- the LOC110430930 gene encoding uncharacterized protein LOC110430930, whose amino-acid sequence MHICGFVVGDNPSNDCCHPVPPTFNVDAAFIASNSLDVNIEDDEEPYGTARAVDSDDDRPVAPLSEQEMELIRRFCPDRDPLVHEFSDLSHSQNAYAEGRDDELLEAPEPGESVQIQKGMIFNDLPSLRRWLQQYSVIRKRPFKVMHSHVERRYTVVCEMSDCNWRVCARKQKATGKFKITKIVGPHTCAQTDLQQKHRQLTSTLIASTLCTTLKGQPNLKVRTIMDMAQKIFKYDIKYGKAWRAKQRAWKMIYGDWEEGYEQLPAMFNAMKAANPGMHYEYIPKPNEWRNGRQIFFRAFWCFPQCVQAFRHCRPVLSIDGTFLLGKYMGTLLVAISCDADNALVPLAFALVERENKDSWGWFMRLVRIHVIGPHREVGVISDRHQGILSAVQEQIPGYAPLHHRWCTRHLAENLLRKDGTKDNFPLFEEVARMLEVPFFEEKLEQLKTATNAEGRQWLLGLMREPEKWTRAHDNGGWRYEFQTSNMAESFNSVLKGIRAMPVNAIVSFTFYRLVAWFNDRHAQALQLQSNNMKWAPRAKKHLDKAKERARTHDIECFDHATGKYQVTERGGTTSDGEIRPSRSYIVVLTDFSCGCGRPRQYHSPCSHYIAAARHRNFDYETKIPWELSVDSLVLTWSPRFEPFLDEGQWPEYIGPRYIADPGARWNKRGTRKRTRHKMVMDQISGRTRRGRATPFVTDPEQNQCGKCGRLGHNSRTCHWPLSQDGAVPPPGSILRGEAPRTTHCRGGGTTPASTSNA is encoded by the exons ATGCATATTTGTGGTTTTGTTGTAGGTGACAATCCAAGTAATGATTGTTGTCATCCTGTGCCTCCAACATTTAATGTTGACGCAGCTTTTATAGCATCTAATAGTTTGGATGTTAAtattgaggatgatgaggagcccTATGGCACAGCTAGAGCTGTTGATTCCGATGATGACCGGCCAGTTGCACCTTTAAGTGAACAAGAAATGGAGCTTATCAGACGTTTTTGTCCTGATCGTGATCCACTAGTTCACGAGTTTAGTGACCTCAGTCATTCTCAAAATGCTTATGCAGAGGGAAGAGATGATGAGCTGCTGGAGGCTCCTGAGCCTGGTGAGAGTGTGCAAATTCAGAAGGGCATGATCTTTAATGATTTGCCCAGCTTAAGAAGGTGGTTGCAACAATATTCTGTAATACGTAAAAGACCCTTCAAGGTGATGCACTCCCATGTTGAGCGCCGCTACACGGTTGTGTGTGAGATGTCAGATTGCAACTGGAGGGTCTGTGCTCGTAAACAGAAGGCCACCGGGAAGTTTAAGATCACAAAAATTGTAGGTCCACACACTTGTGCCCAGACTGACCTTCAACAGAAGCATCGACAGTTGACCTCTACACTTATTGCTAGTACGTTATGCACAACTTTAAAGGGTCAGCCCAACTTGAAGGTCAGAACAATTATGGACATGGCTCAGAAGATATTTAAATATGACATAAAGTATGGCAAAGCATGGAGGGCAAAGCAAAGGGCCTGGAAGATGATATATGGGGACTGGGAGGAGGGGTACGAGCAGCTGCCAGCAATGTTCAATGCAATGAAAGCAGCTAATCCAGGCATGCATTACGAGTACAttccgaagcctaatgaatGGAGGAATGGGAGGCAGATATTCTTTCGTGCATTCTGGTGTTTTCCACAGTGTGTCCAGGCCTTTAGGCACTGCCGTCCAGTGTTATCAATTGATGGTACTTTTCTGCTTGGCAAGTACATGGGCACTCTTTTGGTAGCCATTTCCTGTGACGCTGACAACGCATTGGTTCCTTTGGCTTTTGCTTTGGTGGAGAGAGAGAACAAAGACAGCTGGGGTTGGTTTATGCGCCTTGTTCGGATACATGTCATTGGCCCACATAGGGAGGTTGGTGTCATATCTGATAGGCACCAGGGCATACTCAGTGCCGTACAGGAGCAGATTCCTGGTTATGCACCTTTGCACCATCGTTGGTGTACTAGACACCTTGCAGAGAATTTACTTCGGAAAGATGGTACGAAGGACAACTTTCCTCTATTCGAGGAGGTTGCTCGAATGCTTGAGGTGCCGTTTTTTGAGGAGAAGTTGGAGCAGTTAAAAACCGCAACAAATGCAGAAGGTAGGCAGTGGCTGCTAGGTTTGATGAGGGAACCTGAGAAATGGACAAGAGCCCATGATAATGGTGGATGGAGGTACGAGTTTCAGACTAGCAACATGGCAGAGTCATTTAATAGTGTGCTCAAGGGTATACGTGCCATGCCAGTCAATGCCATTGTAtcttttaccttttatagactaGTGGCCTGGTTCAACGATAGACATGCTCAAGCATTGCAATTACAGAGTAATAATATGaaatgggcacctagagctaagAAGCACCTTGACAAGGCAAAGGAAAGGGCTagaacacatgacatagagtgTTTTGACCATGCCACTGGCAAGTACCAGGTCACTGAAAGGGGTGGTACAACGTCAGATGGTGAGATCCgaccatcaaggagttatattgttGTCCTGACTGATTTTTCATGTGGATGTGGGAGACCAAGACAGTACCACTCTCCTTGTTCTCACTATATTGCAGCAGCTAGGCATCGCAACTTTGACTACGAGACCAAGATACCATGGGAGTTGAGTGTTGATAGCCTTGTGCTAACTTGGTCGCCCCGTTTTGAGCCTTTCCTAGATGAGGGGCAGTGGCCAGAATACATTGGCCCAAGGTACATTGCAGATCCAGGTGCTCGCTGGAACAAACGTGGAACTAGAAAGCGTACGAGGCATAAGATGGTCATGGACCAGATTTCAGGTAGAACGAGGCGAGGGAGAGCAACCCCGTTTGTTACTGACCCCGAGCAAAATCAATGTGGCAAATGTGGTAGACTTGGACACAACTCGCGTACTTGCCATTGGCCGCTAAGTCAG GATGGAGCAGTTCCACCTCCTGGATCCATACTACGAGGTGAAGCACCGAGGACGACTCACTGCCGAGGGGGCG GAACTACCCCCGCTTCGACCTCGAACGCATGA